AAGACCAAAGGTACGCACCAGAAGGTACTAGGGAAAGGACGAAGTACTAGCCAGCAGGCACTACATAAAGGGCAGGGGTACTCACCAGCAGGGACCAGAGTCGTTGTCCGTGGACACCGAGCACCAGGAGCTCTACTTGGAACAGGGTGACGGCGCGGGCAGCCAGTCCATCTCCCCGGGCCGGCACGGCGGCCCCGACACTCTGGGTGCGGTGGTTCTTGCTGATAAAGGCACTCCAGTGGTCGCCGCTGCTGGAGGTGAGTCGCGGGGACCCTGGGGCCCGAAGGAGAGGTCTGGCGGAGTGGAGCGCCGCCGTGCAGGAGGCACAGCCGGTCAACTGGGGCGTCTGTGGGGAGCTGCACCGCCGCCCATACCGCAGCGCCACGGAGGCAAAGGACGTGGGCGCCTGCTGGAAGGTGGGCGTGCCACGGAGAAGTGTGTGGCCACCCGAGGAGTGAACGACGGGCAGTGTTTTGTAGCGCGGGTGCAGGCAGGCGAGGGGGCACAAAGCACATGTGGGGAGCGGGCGGCAGCCAGGGGACTGCCCATGGGCAAGCCGATGCCGCGCCCTACGGTCACGTTGCGGGGAATCACCTTCAGCTTGATGGGCCTGTGCGGGTCTgttgggagaggaagaatgagtgaACATGACGCCGCAGGGAGCAGCGTGACGCAACTCACATGtcacaccaccgccgccacccaaGAGAAGGCCGCCCGCCACTCACCTGATGGAGACTGTCGCTTCTCTTGTTCTCCGGCCGAGTGCCGTTCCTTGCCCTTCTCAGCGCTGGACCTCCGCTGCGTCTTGGCTCCTTTGGCCTCCAGCGCCAGGCTCCTGCTGGCCTCGGCGGACCTGCCAGCCTCTGTGTCCAGGTCTCCCTCCGGCATCCCACTCACCCTTGAGGTGACGATAACTCGTGGAGACCTGCAGGCCCAAGAGGACGCGGCGGtatcggtcagtcagtcactcaaacATTCACTCACCGCAGTCAGATAGTGCGTCAGCCCGTCAGTCACGTGGTCAGTTATGCAACCACCCACACACGCCGCTAAAAGGTCAAtaagctagtcagtcagtcattcagtcagtcagtcagtcaaacatcCAGATTGTCAGCCAACTAATTAGAGTCACTCAACAAACCATCTCGCCAGTcaaccattcagtcagtcagtcagtcagtcagtcagtcagtctgccaacCAGCCAGATAGACACCCACATAAACACGCCCCCTCCCaaaaaagaaactaataaaagtaaaaaagaaaaaaaaacaagactagaAAATCAGAAGAGTGCCAAGccaacacacgaaaaaaaaagaaaagaaagcggggagaggagagagagagagagagagagagagagagagagagagagagagagagagagagagagagagagaattggtcgCAAAATTAATGTTTAACTAATTCTGCGAAGATTACCTatatgacctcctcctcctcctccctcctcctcctgctcctgtctttccctcccctcataaATCCTCGCCTCACGGATTATTTCCTCTTTATCGAACACCTTGCTGCCAAATATTGACTTTTAATACacactttttcatcttcctgactctctctcctctctctctctctctctctctctctcctctctctctctctctctctctctctctctctctctctcctctctctctctctctctcttttctttctgtgtgtgtgtgtgtgtgtgtgtgtgtgtgtgtgtgtgtgtgtgtgtgtgtgtgtgtgtgtgtggatgggtggctgTTGGGGTGGATGtcggtgtgggtgggtgtgcgcgCGCGTCTCCTCTACATACACTAACtggtgaa
This genomic interval from Scylla paramamosain isolate STU-SP2022 unplaced genomic scaffold, ASM3559412v1 Contig23, whole genome shotgun sequence contains the following:
- the LOC135097494 gene encoding uncharacterized protein LOC135097494 isoform X2 — protein: MFTHSSSPNRPAQAHQAEGDSPQRDRRARHRLAHGQSPGCRPLPTCALCPLACLHPRYKTLPVVHSSGGHTLLRGTPTFQQAPTSFASVALRYGRRCSSPQTPQLTGCASCTAALHSARPLLRAPGSPRLTSSSGDHWSAFISKNHRTQSVGAAVPARGDGLAARAVTLFQVELLVLGVHGQRLWSLLL
- the LOC135097494 gene encoding uncharacterized protein LOC135097494 isoform X1 → MCFVPPRLPAPALQNTARRSLLGWPHTSPWHAHLPAGAHVLCLRGAAVWAAVQLPTDAPVDRLCLLHGGAPLRQTSPSGPRVPATHLQQRRPLECLYQQEPPHPECRGRRAGPGRWTGCPRRHPVPSRAPGARCPRTTTLVPAAVTQGAALSSTGSGGRRMNTSAPAPSSASCPTRRSWWWAACVRVEIVWDSLLCSACSCEVREDTVC